From Halococcus salsus, one genomic window encodes:
- a CDS encoding acyl-CoA mutase large subunit family protein: protein MFDPDDLAAIRSAKDDWEDETLDPVLDRFGERKDEFTTDTDGHTVDRLYTPDDLADHEYDEAFGFPGEEPFTRGVYPTMYRGRLWTMRQYAGMGTAEETNERYQYLIDEGQTGLSMAFDLPTQMGYDSDNEMAAGEVGKSGVAIDSIHDMETVFEGISLSEVSTSMTINAPASVLLAMYIAVGDEQGVPREELRGTIQNDVLKEYVARNTYIYPPEPSMRIITDIFEFCAEEVPNFNTISISGYHIREAGSSAAQEIAFTLGDGIQYVEAALDAGLAVEEFAPQLSFFFASYNNVFEEVAKFRAARRMWAKIMDERFGTDDPDSKKLKFHTQTAGSALTAQQIDNNVVRVAYQALAAVLGGTQSLHTNGKDEALALPTEKSVRTALRTQQILAHESGAADTVDPLAGSYYVESLTDELEEEAFEILDTVDEKGGMLRAIEDQWVQRQVQDVAFERQREIDEGERTIVGVNEYQVDEEPEVDIEEVTEEDQERQRERLQTVRDERDDDAVEEALAAVHDAAAGDANLMPYLVDAVKAEATTGEICDAMRDVFGEHQGGAAL from the coding sequence ATGTTCGACCCCGACGACCTCGCCGCGATCCGGTCGGCGAAAGACGACTGGGAGGACGAGACCCTCGACCCGGTGCTCGACCGTTTCGGCGAGCGAAAGGACGAGTTCACCACCGACACCGACGGCCACACCGTCGACCGGCTCTACACCCCCGACGACCTCGCTGACCACGAATACGACGAGGCGTTCGGATTTCCGGGTGAGGAGCCGTTCACGCGCGGGGTCTACCCGACGATGTACCGCGGGCGGCTCTGGACCATGCGCCAGTACGCCGGGATGGGCACGGCGGAGGAGACCAACGAGCGCTATCAGTATCTCATCGACGAGGGCCAGACGGGGTTGTCGATGGCGTTCGACCTGCCGACGCAGATGGGCTACGATTCGGACAACGAGATGGCTGCCGGCGAGGTCGGGAAGAGCGGGGTGGCGATCGACTCGATCCACGACATGGAGACCGTCTTCGAGGGCATCTCGCTTTCCGAGGTATCGACGAGCATGACCATCAACGCGCCCGCCTCGGTCCTGCTCGCGATGTACATCGCCGTCGGCGACGAGCAGGGCGTCCCGCGCGAGGAGCTCCGGGGGACCATCCAGAATGACGTGCTGAAGGAGTACGTCGCGCGCAACACCTACATCTACCCGCCCGAGCCCTCGATGCGAATTATAACCGACATCTTCGAGTTCTGCGCCGAGGAGGTCCCGAACTTCAACACCATCTCGATCTCGGGCTATCACATCCGCGAGGCGGGCTCGTCGGCGGCCCAGGAGATCGCCTTCACGCTCGGCGACGGCATCCAGTACGTCGAGGCCGCGCTCGACGCGGGCCTCGCGGTCGAGGAGTTCGCGCCCCAGCTCTCCTTCTTCTTCGCGTCGTACAACAACGTCTTCGAGGAGGTCGCGAAGTTCCGGGCCGCCCGCCGGATGTGGGCCAAGATCATGGATGAGCGGTTCGGGACCGACGACCCCGACTCGAAGAAGCTCAAGTTCCACACCCAGACCGCGGGCTCCGCCCTGACCGCCCAGCAGATCGACAACAACGTCGTCAGGGTGGCCTACCAGGCGCTCGCCGCAGTTCTGGGGGGGACACAGAGCCTCCACACCAACGGGAAGGACGAGGCGCTCGCGCTTCCCACGGAGAAATCCGTTCGCACGGCCCTCCGGACCCAGCAGATCCTCGCCCACGAGTCGGGAGCCGCCGACACCGTCGACCCGCTCGCGGGGAGCTACTACGTCGAGAGCCTGACCGACGAGTTGGAGGAAGAGGCCTTCGAGATCCTCGATACAGTGGATGAGAAGGGCGGGATGCTCCGGGCGATCGAGGACCAGTGGGTTCAGCGCCAGGTCCAGGACGTGGCCTTCGAGCGCCAGCGCGAGATCGACGAGGGCGAGCGAACCATCGTCGGCGTCAACGAGTACCAGGTCGACGAGGAGCCCGAAGTGGACATCGAGGAGGTCACCGAAGAAGACCAAGAGCGCCAGCGCGAGCGGCTCCAAACCGTCCGTGACGAGCGCGACGACGACGCGGTCGAGGAGGCCCTCGCGGCGGTTCACGACGCCGCCGCGGGCGATGCGAACCTGATGCCGTACCTCGTCGACGCGGTGAAGGCCGAGGCCACCACCGGCGAGATCTGCGACGCGATGCGTGACGTCTTCGGCGAACACCAGGGCGGGGCTGCGCTGTGA
- a CDS encoding GNAT family N-acetyltransferase codes for MYVRNARNREEVWLLDRIEAMGLDDAAFRSRDYVVAIDEESDEKAGFGRIRVHRADDPACELTGIGVLDGWRGQGVGAHVVERLLDRAGDEGFETVYAFTDQPDYLDQFGFERVDPTDLPDVLGSRFEAKRETMPDAVALRLAVESFSLPERLRERFKHAAPAREEGEVEEAPEDFGIETESTTYKYDTG; via the coding sequence ATGTACGTCCGGAACGCGAGAAACCGCGAGGAAGTCTGGCTTCTGGACCGGATCGAGGCGATGGGCCTCGACGACGCCGCGTTCCGGTCGCGCGATTACGTCGTCGCGATCGACGAGGAGTCCGACGAGAAGGCGGGCTTCGGCCGGATCCGGGTCCACCGCGCCGACGACCCCGCCTGCGAGCTCACCGGTATCGGCGTCCTCGACGGGTGGCGCGGCCAGGGTGTCGGAGCCCACGTCGTCGAGCGGCTGCTCGACCGCGCGGGCGACGAGGGCTTCGAGACGGTCTACGCCTTCACCGACCAGCCCGACTACCTCGACCAGTTCGGGTTCGAACGCGTCGATCCAACCGATCTCCCCGACGTGCTCGGGAGCCGCTTCGAGGCCAAACGCGAGACCATGCCGGACGCGGTGGCGCTCCGCCTGGCCGTCGAGTCGTTCTCGCTGCCCGAGCGCCTCCGCGAGCGGTTCAAACACGCCGCCCCCGCACGCGAGGAGGGCGAGGTCGAGGAGGCGCCGGAGGACTTCGGGATCGAGACCGAGAGCACGACCTACAAGTACGACACCGGATGA
- a CDS encoding short-chain fatty acid transporter, translated as MATRERGTVVQRLGSAIADVVERWMPSPFLFAILLSYVVFVAGILVEGAGPAAMVGYWYDGFWTLLTFGMQMVLILATGYVVAYHPLVRRGIERLTRIPNDGRQAVVLVGVIAMVVAWIQWGLGLIVGAVLAREMGRQAHERGLSVHYPLLCVAGYMGMGLTWHWGLAGSAPLLMNTPGNVFVEQGIVDGLISTSQTVFSGYSLALTVLGIVYTAVVLYLLAPTREESAGITAFVSPSKLRSTGSDTGTAATDGGTTTTGDDPADPTPSDRINNSRVIGGVIALTGVAVAVWTFATDGLAALNLNVMNFLFLFIGLALFTSPEAYEDEFGEAVLATSGIILQFPFYAGIIGMMNSSGLSTTLAETLVSISTPATFPAVAWITAGIINFFVPSGGGEWTVIGETVLGAADQLGVPPGQAVVAYAVGDAHTNLFQPFWALPLLGITGMRARDVFGYAATVMLLLIPFLAAALILIPY; from the coding sequence ATGGCAACCAGAGAACGCGGCACGGTGGTACAGCGGCTCGGGTCGGCGATCGCGGACGTGGTCGAGCGGTGGATGCCGAGCCCGTTCCTGTTCGCCATCCTCCTGAGTTACGTGGTCTTCGTCGCCGGAATCCTCGTCGAGGGCGCGGGACCGGCGGCGATGGTGGGCTACTGGTACGACGGCTTCTGGACCCTGTTGACCTTCGGGATGCAGATGGTGCTCATCCTCGCGACGGGCTACGTCGTGGCCTACCACCCGCTCGTTCGGCGGGGGATCGAGCGCCTCACGCGGATCCCGAACGACGGCAGGCAGGCGGTGGTGCTGGTCGGGGTGATCGCGATGGTCGTCGCCTGGATCCAGTGGGGGCTCGGCCTCATCGTCGGCGCGGTGCTCGCCCGCGAGATGGGGCGCCAGGCCCACGAACGCGGGCTCTCGGTCCACTACCCGCTGCTCTGTGTCGCGGGCTACATGGGGATGGGTCTGACCTGGCACTGGGGGCTCGCGGGCTCCGCGCCGCTGTTGATGAACACCCCGGGCAACGTCTTCGTCGAGCAGGGCATCGTCGACGGCCTCATCTCCACCTCCCAGACGGTCTTCAGCGGCTACTCGCTCGCGCTCACGGTGCTCGGCATCGTCTACACCGCGGTCGTGCTCTACCTGCTCGCGCCGACCCGCGAGGAGAGCGCGGGCATCACGGCGTTCGTCTCGCCGAGCAAGCTCCGCTCCACCGGCAGCGACACCGGAACGGCCGCCACCGACGGCGGTACGACCACGACGGGTGACGACCCCGCCGACCCCACCCCCAGCGACCGGATCAACAACAGCCGGGTCATCGGCGGGGTTATCGCACTCACCGGTGTCGCGGTCGCGGTCTGGACCTTCGCGACCGACGGGCTGGCCGCGCTCAACCTCAACGTGATGAACTTCCTCTTCCTGTTCATCGGTCTCGCGCTGTTCACCAGCCCGGAGGCCTACGAGGACGAGTTCGGCGAGGCGGTGCTGGCGACCAGCGGCATCATCCTCCAGTTCCCCTTCTACGCCGGGATCATCGGGATGATGAACAGTTCCGGGCTCTCAACGACGCTCGCGGAGACGCTGGTCTCGATTTCGACGCCCGCGACCTTCCCCGCGGTGGCGTGGATCACGGCCGGGATCATCAACTTCTTCGTGCCCTCCGGCGGCGGCGAGTGGACCGTCATCGGCGAGACGGTCTTGGGAGCCGCCGACCAGCTCGGGGTGCCGCCCGGACAGGCGGTCGTGGCCTACGCGGTCGGCGACGCCCACACCAACCTCTTCCAGCCGTTCTGGGCGCTCCCGCTCCTGGGGATCACCGGGATGCGCGCCCGCGACGTCTTCGGCTACGCCGCGACGGTAATGTTGCTCCTGATACCGTTCCTCGCCGCGGCGCTCATCCTGATCCCGTACTGA
- a CDS encoding AMP-binding protein — MGSASDTEGFVHEPSQEFVESTNVHAFMEEYDIADYDELIARTCGDVEGVDESGIDWFWDELPEYLGIDFFEAYDEVRDDSDGPQFSDWYPGGKLNIAHNTLDRHATGEHRDDVACLWEGEPGDVREVTFGDLHDQANRVANALEARGVGTGDTVALYMPMVPEVIAILYGCFKVGAIAVPVFSGFGVDATATRIADAEPSVLFTGDGFYRRGGEVRLKEAADDAIEQAGHVEHTIVYDRLGLVPDADADDDGSNEIPWGDRDESWTEAIEDESPDYETKSLDSGQESILLYSSGTTGQPKGIVHTHAGVLMQCAKEIYFGFDHEPDDNFFWVSDIGWMMGPWTLLGNHAFGGTVVMYEGAPDHPEPDRFWRMIDDHDVTQFGISPTAIRALRKQGDEWVEGHDLSSLRFLGSTGEPWDEESWYWFYEHVGNGETPIMNISGGTEICGCFLMPLPIQPLKPCTLGGPGIGMDIDIVNEAGESVADEGERGYLVARDSCPSMTKSLWSGDERYLNEYWSTFTEPPMWNHGDWAQKDEDGLWFLHGRADDALNVAGRKVGPAEVEGALMDHDAVNQAAAVGVPDDTTGTAVVAYTVLEDDVEGSDDLREALRDRVGTDLGKPFRPREVLFVEEFPKTQSGKIIRRAIASVYRGEELGDMSSIENPAALDAVERAR, encoded by the coding sequence ATGGGGTCAGCTTCCGACACCGAGGGGTTCGTCCACGAGCCGAGCCAGGAGTTCGTCGAATCCACGAACGTCCACGCGTTCATGGAGGAGTACGACATCGCGGACTACGACGAACTGATCGCACGGACCTGTGGCGACGTCGAGGGCGTCGACGAATCGGGGATCGACTGGTTCTGGGACGAGCTCCCCGAGTATCTGGGAATCGACTTCTTTGAGGCGTACGACGAAGTCCGCGACGATTCGGACGGCCCGCAGTTCTCGGACTGGTATCCTGGCGGGAAACTCAACATCGCTCACAACACCCTCGACCGGCACGCCACGGGGGAGCACCGGGACGACGTGGCGTGTCTCTGGGAAGGTGAACCGGGGGACGTGCGCGAGGTGACCTTCGGCGACCTCCACGACCAAGCGAATCGAGTCGCGAACGCGCTCGAAGCTCGGGGCGTGGGGACCGGCGATACCGTGGCGCTCTACATGCCGATGGTCCCCGAGGTCATCGCGATCCTCTACGGCTGTTTCAAGGTCGGCGCGATCGCGGTCCCGGTCTTCTCGGGGTTCGGCGTCGACGCCACCGCGACCCGGATCGCCGACGCCGAGCCTTCCGTCCTGTTCACCGGCGACGGGTTCTACCGCCGCGGGGGCGAGGTACGGCTGAAGGAGGCCGCCGACGACGCCATCGAGCAGGCCGGGCACGTCGAACACACCATCGTCTACGACCGGTTGGGACTCGTGCCCGACGCGGATGCTGACGACGATGGATCGAACGAGATCCCGTGGGGCGACCGCGACGAGTCCTGGACCGAAGCCATCGAAGACGAGTCTCCCGACTACGAGACGAAGTCCCTCGATTCGGGGCAGGAGTCGATCCTGCTCTACTCATCGGGCACGACCGGCCAGCCGAAGGGCATCGTCCACACCCACGCGGGCGTGCTGATGCAGTGTGCGAAGGAGATCTACTTCGGCTTCGACCACGAACCCGACGACAACTTCTTCTGGGTCTCGGATATCGGCTGGATGATGGGCCCGTGGACCCTGCTCGGCAACCACGCCTTCGGAGGGACGGTCGTGATGTACGAGGGCGCGCCCGACCACCCCGAACCCGACCGCTTCTGGCGGATGATCGACGACCACGACGTCACCCAGTTCGGCATCTCGCCCACCGCGATCCGCGCGCTCCGCAAGCAGGGCGACGAGTGGGTCGAGGGCCACGACCTCTCCAGCCTCCGATTCCTCGGCTCGACCGGCGAGCCCTGGGACGAGGAATCGTGGTACTGGTTCTACGAGCACGTCGGCAACGGCGAGACGCCGATCATGAACATCTCGGGCGGCACCGAGATCTGCGGCTGTTTCCTGATGCCGCTGCCGATCCAGCCGTTGAAGCCCTGCACCCTCGGTGGGCCAGGGATCGGGATGGACATCGATATCGTGAACGAGGCGGGCGAATCCGTTGCCGACGAGGGCGAGCGGGGCTACCTCGTCGCGCGTGACTCCTGTCCCTCGATGACGAAATCCCTCTGGAGCGGCGACGAACGCTATCTCAACGAGTACTGGTCGACGTTCACCGAGCCGCCGATGTGGAACCACGGCGACTGGGCCCAGAAGGACGAAGACGGCCTCTGGTTCCTGCACGGGCGGGCCGACGACGCGCTCAACGTCGCGGGCCGGAAGGTCGGGCCGGCCGAGGTCGAGGGCGCGCTGATGGACCACGACGCGGTGAACCAGGCCGCCGCGGTCGGCGTCCCCGACGACACGACGGGCACGGCGGTCGTGGCCTACACCGTCCTCGAAGACGACGTCGAGGGATCGGACGACCTCCGCGAGGCGCTCCGCGACCGGGTCGGCACCGACCTCGGCAAACCCTTCCGCCCGCGCGAGGTGCTGTTCGTCGAGGAGTTCCCGAAGACCCAGTCGGGGAAGATCATCCGGCGGGCGATCGCCTCGGTCTACCGGGGCGAGGAGCTCGGGGACATGAGCTCGATCGAGAACCCCGCGGCGCTCGACGCGGTCGAACGCGCTCGGTAG
- a CDS encoding translation initiation factor eIF-2B, which yields MIDETVEEIREMQSHSSSVVAVKAAHALASLTEREFRSVEDFVRDVERNASALRQANPSHASLQNTQREIVAALDDDFDDIDAAKARVRVAVRRVIERVEMAKRRAAEYGAMAIEDGMTILTHDYSSTVLEAIELACRDGAELTVYVTEARPRYLGRKSARTLAAVDRVEPHLIVDGASGHYLPECDRVLVGMDCIVDDTLYNRVGTFPITATAAECDVPVTVVGSGAKVIDEGFVFENEFRASSEVMREPAEGFWIDNPAYDATPVRLIDSVITDEGMG from the coding sequence ATGATAGACGAGACGGTCGAGGAGATCCGCGAGATGCAGAGCCACAGCTCCTCGGTGGTCGCCGTGAAGGCGGCCCACGCGCTCGCCTCGCTCACCGAGCGCGAGTTCCGGAGCGTCGAGGACTTCGTGCGGGACGTCGAGCGCAACGCCAGCGCGCTCCGACAGGCCAACCCCTCGCACGCCTCGCTCCAGAACACCCAGCGCGAGATCGTCGCCGCGCTCGACGACGACTTCGACGACATCGACGCGGCGAAAGCCCGGGTTCGGGTCGCGGTTCGGCGGGTGATCGAACGCGTCGAGATGGCGAAACGCCGGGCCGCGGAGTACGGCGCGATGGCGATCGAGGACGGGATGACGATCCTCACGCACGACTACTCCTCCACGGTACTGGAAGCGATCGAACTCGCGTGTCGTGACGGGGCCGAGCTCACGGTCTACGTCACCGAGGCGCGGCCCCGCTACCTCGGTCGCAAAAGTGCGCGAACCCTCGCGGCCGTCGATCGGGTCGAGCCCCACCTGATCGTCGACGGCGCGTCGGGCCACTACCTCCCCGAGTGTGACCGGGTGCTCGTGGGGATGGACTGTATCGTCGACGACACGCTCTACAATCGGGTGGGAACCTTCCCGATCACCGCCACCGCCGCGGAGTGCGACGTGCCGGTGACGGTGGTCGGTTCGGGGGCGAAAGTCATCGACGAGGGCTTCGTCTTCGAGAACGAGTTCCGGGCGAGCAGCGAGGTGATGCGCGAACCCGCGGAGGGCTTCTGGATCGACAACCCGGCCTACGACGCGACGCCCGTTCGGCTGATCGACTCGGTGATCACCGACGAGGGGATGGGTTAG
- a CDS encoding competence/damage-inducible protein A, with translation MRVALLSVGDELLAGDTVNTNAAWLGEHLTERGVEVVRSVVVPDDIETIAEAIRGLHERADAVLITGGLGPTHDDLTMDAVAAAFDRDLEINDEAVAWLEEHGGYHSDDLAEGTAALPTGARVLHNEAGVAPGCVVESTYVFPGVPDEMHAMFEGVAEEFSGTVQSVEFVHVDEPESALLDRFEELRDRFDVTVGSYPGEHVRVKIQSPNEETAKSAADWLADRVDLVEE, from the coding sequence ATGCGCGTCGCGCTCCTCTCCGTCGGCGACGAACTCCTCGCGGGCGACACGGTCAACACCAACGCGGCGTGGCTCGGCGAGCATCTCACTGAGCGCGGCGTCGAGGTCGTCCGCTCGGTCGTGGTCCCCGACGACATCGAAACCATCGCCGAGGCCATCCGCGGCCTCCACGAGCGCGCCGACGCCGTCCTCATCACCGGCGGCCTCGGTCCGACTCACGACGACCTCACGATGGACGCGGTGGCGGCGGCCTTCGACCGCGACCTCGAAATCAATGACGAGGCCGTCGCGTGGCTCGAAGAACACGGCGGCTACCACAGCGACGACCTCGCCGAGGGCACCGCGGCCCTCCCGACCGGCGCGCGCGTCCTCCACAACGAGGCGGGCGTCGCCCCGGGCTGCGTCGTCGAATCGACCTACGTCTTCCCCGGGGTCCCCGACGAGATGCATGCGATGTTCGAGGGCGTCGCCGAGGAGTTCTCCGGCACCGTTCAGTCCGTGGAGTTCGTCCACGTCGACGAACCCGAGAGCGCGCTTCTCGACCGTTTCGAGGAGCTTCGCGACCGATTCGACGTCACGGTCGGGAGCTACCCCGGCGAGCACGTCAGAGTCAAGATCCAGAGCCCGAACGAGGAGACGGCCAAGTCGGCGGCCGACTGGCTGGCCGACCGCGTCGACCTCGTCGAGGAGTGA
- a CDS encoding ATP-NAD kinase family protein, whose translation MRRVGFVVNPVAGMGGRVGLKGTDGKVEEARERGAEPRAPDRAREALDSLASHADGVDLLTAGGEMGERVANAAGFDPEVVTRPPDETTADDTRTAIETFAERDVDLVLFVGGDGTAVDVAETLADLDSSIPILGVPAGVKIYSSVFAVSPRAAGRIAATFERTESREVNDIDEDDYRAGEVHTELRALVEVPVAEEVQSSKQLAGGTVETLAAGVAASVEPGTTYVLGPGSTLGAIKNELGFEGTSLGVDVWRADESNDGELLVLDGSADEIEAALGEHNVVVVSPIGGQGFVFGRGNQQIAPAVLRRSEVEVVASRRKLDGIGILRVDTGDPDLDGDLRGWRKVRTGRFERRMMKVV comes from the coding sequence ATGCGACGCGTGGGCTTCGTGGTGAACCCGGTGGCCGGGATGGGCGGCCGAGTCGGATTGAAGGGCACCGACGGGAAGGTTGAGGAGGCCCGCGAGCGCGGAGCCGAACCGCGCGCCCCCGACCGCGCTCGCGAGGCGCTCGACTCCCTGGCGAGCCACGCCGACGGGGTCGACCTCCTCACCGCTGGCGGCGAGATGGGCGAACGAGTCGCCAATGCGGCGGGTTTCGACCCCGAAGTCGTGACCCGACCACCCGACGAAACCACCGCCGACGACACCCGCACAGCCATCGAGACGTTCGCCGAACGCGATGTCGACCTCGTCCTGTTCGTCGGTGGGGACGGCACCGCGGTCGACGTCGCCGAGACCCTCGCCGACCTCGACTCCTCGATCCCGATCCTCGGTGTTCCTGCGGGCGTCAAGATCTACTCGTCCGTGTTCGCGGTCTCGCCGCGCGCGGCGGGCCGGATCGCGGCGACCTTCGAGCGCACCGAGTCGAGGGAAGTCAACGACATCGACGAGGACGACTACCGCGCGGGCGAGGTCCACACCGAACTCAGAGCGCTCGTCGAGGTCCCCGTCGCGGAGGAGGTCCAATCCAGCAAGCAGCTCGCGGGCGGCACGGTCGAGACCCTCGCGGCGGGGGTCGCGGCGAGCGTCGAGCCCGGCACGACCTACGTCCTCGGTCCCGGCAGCACCCTCGGCGCGATCAAGAACGAGCTCGGCTTCGAGGGAACTTCACTCGGTGTCGATGTCTGGCGGGCGGACGAATCGAACGACGGCGAACTCCTCGTGCTCGACGGCAGCGCCGACGAGATCGAGGCCGCGCTCGGCGAACACAACGTCGTCGTGGTCTCGCCGATCGGCGGCCAGGGCTTCGTCTTCGGTCGCGGCAACCAGCAGATCGCGCCCGCCGTGCTCCGGCGCTCCGAGGTCGAGGTGGTGGCCTCCCGGCGCAAACTCGACGGTATCGGCATTCTCAGAGTCGACACCGGCGACCCGGACCTCGACGGCGACCTCCGGGGTTGGCGGAAGGTTCGAACTGGCCGGTTCGAACGCCGGATGATGAAGGTCGTGTAG
- a CDS encoding ABC transporter ATP-binding protein, which produces MAAVSREETGVELDGVTVRFGDVAALRDVSLTVAEGEFFTLVGPSGCGKTTTLRAIAGFETPATGAVRIEGREMDGVPPEDRNLGVVFQNYALFPHLSVRENVAYGLRFHDPPDEGTADERVADLLSLVDMADMADRDPEDLSGGQQQRVALARALAPGPDVLLLDEPLSALDARLRERLRVTLKDIQRDLGITTIYVTHDQAEALAVSDRVAVINDGRIEQVDTPERVYREPASRFVAAFVGDNNRFEAVVTGTNPPRASVDGTDVALSDDTVVGANEPVTLCVRPEAIRVVDGGVEPSGEATTTLAATVESREFLGDAYRVHCRWNDRSILVKTGGERPPEGDVHLTFDAEDVRVLTDK; this is translated from the coding sequence GTGGCAGCCGTGAGCCGGGAGGAGACGGGCGTCGAGCTCGACGGCGTGACCGTCCGGTTCGGGGACGTCGCCGCGCTCCGTGACGTCTCGCTCACGGTCGCCGAGGGCGAGTTCTTCACTCTCGTCGGCCCATCGGGCTGTGGCAAAACCACGACTCTGCGGGCGATCGCGGGCTTCGAGACCCCCGCGACGGGTGCAGTTCGGATCGAGGGGCGGGAGATGGACGGCGTGCCGCCGGAGGACCGGAACCTCGGCGTCGTCTTCCAGAACTACGCGCTCTTTCCCCATCTCTCGGTACGCGAGAACGTCGCCTACGGCCTGCGATTCCACGACCCACCGGACGAGGGTACGGCGGACGAGCGTGTCGCGGATCTCCTCTCGCTCGTGGACATGGCCGACATGGCCGACCGCGACCCCGAGGACCTCTCGGGTGGGCAGCAACAGCGCGTCGCGCTCGCCCGCGCGCTCGCACCGGGACCCGACGTACTCCTCCTCGACGAACCCCTCTCGGCGCTCGACGCGCGCCTCCGCGAGCGGCTCCGGGTCACGCTCAAGGACATTCAGCGCGACCTCGGGATCACGACGATCTACGTCACCCACGACCAGGCCGAGGCGCTCGCGGTCAGCGACCGAGTCGCCGTGATCAACGACGGTCGGATCGAACAGGTCGACACCCCCGAACGGGTCTACCGCGAGCCCGCCTCGCGCTTCGTCGCCGCGTTCGTCGGCGACAACAACCGCTTCGAAGCGGTGGTGACCGGGACGAACCCGCCGCGAGCGTCGGTCGACGGAACCGATGTCGCGCTCTCCGACGACACCGTCGTGGGGGCGAACGAGCCGGTGACGCTCTGTGTCCGACCCGAGGCCATCCGGGTGGTCGATGGGGGCGTGGAACCGTCGGGGGAAGCCACCACGACGCTAGCCGCGACGGTCGAAAGCCGTGAGTTCCTCGGCGACGCCTATCGGGTTCACTGTCGCTGGAACGACCGATCGATACTCGTCAAAACCGGTGGCGAGCGGCCGCCCGAGGGGGACGTCCACCTGACGTTCGACGCCGAGGACGTCCGAGTGCTGACCGACAAGTGA